A window of the Macaca nemestrina isolate mMacNem1 chromosome X, mMacNem.hap1, whole genome shotgun sequence genome harbors these coding sequences:
- the LOC105490450 gene encoding ribonuclease inhibitor-like isoform X3 → MGLKLLCEGLKQPDCHLKDLALWTCHLSGACCQDLCNALYTNEHLRDLDFSDNALGDEGMRVLCEGLKCPCCKLQTLWLAECHLTDACCGALASVLNRDENLTLLDLSGNDLKDFGVQMLCDALIHPICKLQTFYLDTDPSREDAFRKMEVLKMSKPGICCLRECLI, encoded by the exons ATGGGACTGAAATTGCTCTGTGAAGGATTAAAACAGCCTGACTGTCATTTAAAAGATCTGGC GTTGTGGACCTGTCACCTGTCTGGGGCATGTTGTCAGGATTTGTGCAATGCACTCTACACCAATGAACACCTGAGAGACCTTGACTTCAGTGACAATGCCTTAGGGGACGAGGGCATGCGGGTGCTGTGTGAAGGGCTGAAATGCCCCTGTTGTAAACTACAGACTTTGTG GTTAGCAGAATGTCATCTCACAGATGCATGCTGTGGAGCCCTCGCCTCTGTCCTCAACAGAGATGAGAACCTAACATTGCTAGACTTAAGTGGAAACGACCTCAAGGATTTTGGAGTGCAGATGTTATGTGATGCACTGATACATCCAATATGTAAACTTCAGACATTCTA CCTTGACACAGATCCTTCACGTGAAGATGCATTTAGAAAGatggaagttttaaaaatgagcaagCCTGGAATCTGttgtctgagagagtgcttgatataa